One Ananas comosus cultivar F153 linkage group 1, ASM154086v1, whole genome shotgun sequence DNA window includes the following coding sequences:
- the LOC109704976 gene encoding uricase-like encodes YVTILDLRNWKSLICFVCYRVQGFHISTFLIFFLLFDCLGDYFLLLQSGFEEFVRDKYTLLPETRERMMATEVTTSWRYTYDHVSQIPPDPFCFTERYKDVKKVLEETFFGPPDTGVYSPSVQNTLYLMAKAVLNRFQDIASIHLRMPNLHFLPVNLSSKENPTMVKFDNDVYVPTDEPHGTIEATLSRTMSKM; translated from the exons TATGTAACCATCTTAGATTTGAGAAATTGGAAATCGCTAATTTGTTTTGTGTGCTACAGAGTTCAAGGATTTCACATTTCAACATTTCTGATATTTTTTCTGTTATTTGATTGTTTAGGTGATTATTTTCTTCTATTGCAGTCAGGCTTTGAAGAATTTGTGAGGGATAAATACACGCTCCTTCCGGAGACAAGGGAAAGGATGATGGCAACAGAGGTCACTACTTCTTGGAG GTATACATATGACCATGTTTCTCAGATACCTCCGGACCCATTTTGCTTCACAGAAAGATACAAAGATGTAAAGAAGGTTCTGGAAGAAACCTTCTTTGGGCCCCCGGATACAGGAGTATACAGCCCTTCAGTTCAGAACACTCTGTACCTTATGGCAAAGGCAGTGCTCAATAG GTTCCAGGATATAGCTTCAATTCATCTCCGAATGCCTAACCTCCATTTCTTGCCCGTAAATCTATCTAGCAAAGAGAACCCAACCATGGTGAAG TTTGATAATGATGTTTATGTGCCGACCGACGAGCCACATGGAACAATAGAAGCAACCTTGAGCCGCACCATGTCCAAGATGTAA